The following are encoded together in the Acidobacteriota bacterium genome:
- a CDS encoding carboxypeptidase-like regulatory domain-containing protein, which yields MQTRSLLGGAVIGSLLGVAAFSEPALIQTPAVSSKEPADRQSGVIRGQVFAAEGERPLVRARVTLYSTGRRGDPVTRTVRTDSRGEYEIRNLEEGKYILRASRNGYLSRSYSREKPSQSGRRRGSLPLSLAPGQVLDGIDFPLIQGGVVEGTVVDPYNEPRSQVSVTLSEYRSYGGERELVPAGHAKTDDRGRFRLFDIRPGSYYLSAVPRPLDDREEEADRSFPPVYYPGVLNPREAAKVEVAAGQEVGGFYFTLIEVRSYGISGRVLTPEGRPAHSVWIRSRRESDEFLVSGMEPSVDTDRQGEFKVKGLLPGRHRLTARSERDEDLRMASAVVEVTDQDIEGLTLVLAAGAEITGRIVTDREEADLDWRRISLYMESIGSAWRYAGGRSSRVEEDFTFKIKDLQEASYRLVVRLPPRGNHYVESIRIRTEELTDRPIEVRSGDRLDGVEIHVSSEGAQISGVVEKEEGREVAQAATVLVFAADSEYRGPHSRFTRRARTDQRGQFTLKGLVPAQYLVCAFTDHEYGLESNLDYLSSLERDAERIDLSQGQRLKKNLVALPAPRVY from the coding sequence ATGCAGACAAGAAGCCTCTTGGGGGGTGCGGTCATTGGCTCCTTGCTTGGCGTTGCCGCCTTCAGTGAGCCGGCTCTGATTCAAACTCCTGCGGTGTCCTCTAAAGAGCCCGCAGACCGGCAATCGGGAGTGATCCGAGGACAGGTCTTCGCTGCCGAGGGGGAGCGCCCCTTGGTAAGGGCGCGTGTGACGCTCTATTCGACGGGCCGGCGAGGAGACCCCGTCACTCGGACCGTTCGCACCGATAGCCGGGGGGAATACGAAATCAGGAACCTGGAGGAGGGCAAGTACATTCTGCGCGCGAGTCGCAACGGCTACCTCAGCCGATCCTACAGCCGGGAAAAACCCTCCCAATCGGGAAGGCGGCGCGGATCGCTCCCTCTTTCGCTGGCGCCGGGCCAGGTCCTCGATGGCATTGACTTCCCATTGATTCAAGGCGGCGTGGTGGAAGGAACCGTGGTGGATCCGTACAACGAACCCCGTTCGCAGGTCTCGGTGACGTTGAGCGAATACAGGAGCTATGGCGGTGAGCGCGAGCTGGTTCCGGCGGGGCATGCCAAGACCGATGACCGGGGGCGATTCCGCCTCTTCGACATTCGGCCGGGAAGCTACTACTTGAGCGCGGTGCCTCGCCCTCTCGACGATCGAGAGGAAGAAGCGGATCGGTCGTTTCCTCCGGTCTACTACCCTGGAGTGCTGAATCCTCGGGAGGCTGCCAAAGTGGAGGTAGCAGCGGGGCAAGAAGTCGGGGGATTCTACTTCACCTTGATAGAAGTCCGCAGCTACGGTATCAGCGGCCGGGTGCTCACTCCCGAGGGCAGGCCGGCTCACTCGGTCTGGATCAGATCGAGAAGGGAATCGGACGAATTCCTCGTTTCCGGGATGGAACCCAGCGTGGACACGGATCGGCAGGGAGAATTCAAGGTCAAGGGCCTTCTTCCCGGAAGACACCGTTTGACTGCCCGTTCGGAAAGAGACGAGGATCTACGGATGGCCAGCGCGGTTGTGGAAGTGACCGACCAGGATATCGAGGGCTTGACGTTGGTGTTGGCGGCGGGTGCGGAGATCACCGGCAGGATTGTGACCGATCGGGAGGAGGCCGATTTGGATTGGCGCCGGATCTCGCTGTATATGGAATCGATCGGCAGCGCATGGAGGTATGCCGGCGGGAGAAGCTCCCGGGTTGAAGAGGATTTCACCTTCAAGATCAAGGACCTGCAGGAGGCGTCCTATCGCCTTGTCGTCCGGCTCCCCCCGCGGGGGAATCATTATGTCGAGTCCATCCGCATCCGGACCGAGGAGCTCACTGACCGGCCCATAGAGGTCAGATCCGGTGACCGGCTGGACGGGGTGGAGATTCACGTTTCCTCGGAGGGAGCTCAAATCAGCGGCGTCGTTGAAAAAGAGGAGGGCCGGGAAGTCGCGCAGGCGGCGACCGTTCTGGTCTTTGCCGCCGACTCCGAATACAGGGGGCCCCACTCACGCTTCACCAGGAGGGCTCGAACCGACCAGCGCGGGCAGTTTACTCTCAAGGGCCTGGTCCCGGCACAGTACCTGGTGTGCGCTTTTACCGATCACGAGTACGGACTTGAGAGCAACCTCGACTACCTGAGTAGCCTGGAAAGGGATGCGGAGCGGATCGATCTTTCCCAGGGCCAGAGGTTGAAGAAAAACCTGGTGGCGTTGCCGGCCCCGAGAGTGTATTGA
- a CDS encoding ankyrin repeat domain-containing protein, with protein sequence MDILGSKWMTPVFHLVLAAFGLTGWIFGVSHILSWQGSEGSQPRPMATVEDLNLAIVSGSNDQLKEVLNSGIDPDAADAFGNTPLRSIIEQSGRVPVYRGQVEALLSAGADPNRPDVYGDTPLHAAAYDAPAALINVLLQAGGNPNLPNDVGVTAYETALKHGNHGAVSAIEQASTFRHPDRERLRVWGVFYLKLQAFLEMGLPAGPKRDEGLRTINTFLVEKGLLAPEDKARFDAETIATVNYCCGLTGDWETEAASDW encoded by the coding sequence ATGGATATCTTGGGAAGCAAATGGATGACGCCGGTGTTTCACCTTGTGCTCGCTGCCTTCGGTTTGACGGGCTGGATCTTCGGCGTGTCCCACATTTTGTCCTGGCAGGGCTCGGAAGGCAGCCAACCGAGACCCATGGCGACGGTCGAGGACCTCAACCTGGCGATAGTTTCAGGCAGCAACGACCAACTGAAGGAGGTTCTCAACTCCGGCATCGATCCCGATGCGGCGGACGCTTTCGGGAACACGCCGCTGCGGTCAATCATCGAGCAATCCGGCAGGGTCCCGGTCTACCGGGGGCAAGTGGAAGCCCTGCTGTCTGCCGGGGCGGATCCCAACCGGCCGGATGTATACGGGGACACGCCCCTTCATGCGGCTGCCTATGACGCCCCTGCAGCCCTGATCAATGTCTTGCTCCAGGCAGGGGGCAACCCGAACCTCCCAAACGATGTGGGGGTGACGGCCTACGAGACGGCCTTGAAGCACGGCAACCATGGGGCCGTTTCAGCCATCGAGCAGGCATCGACGTTCCGGCATCCCGATCGGGAAAGGCTGAGGGTGTGGGGAGTCTTTTACCTGAAACTCCAGGCCTTTCTCGAAATGGGGCTGCCTGCGGGTCCGAAGCGGGATGAGGGCTTGAGGACAATCAACACATTCCTGGTCGAGAAGGGGCTGCTGGCGCCGGAGGACAAGGCGCGATTCGATGCCGAAACCATCGCTACCGTCAATTATTGCTGCGGTCTGACAGGGGATTGGGAAACGGAAGCCGCATCCGATTGGTAG
- a CDS encoding SDR family NAD(P)-dependent oxidoreductase — MRIADRVAVVTGGGGAVGSGISRCLAREGAHIVVADIALEAAETRAEEIRKLGRRSFAVQADITLEKDCQELVESSLKEFGCIDILVNNAGHFGERLGLPFTNQTEEEWDDNYTINVKGPFFLCKAVAPHMMERRSGKIINISSIAAKRDPQIVPAYAAGKNALLTLTRIVAKDLAPYNVNVNAICPGMVWGHFWKRLAPLVAAGEPSFAGMEPRELFEAWFHKSTPLQREQTPEDIGNLAAFLASEEARNITGQTIHVDGGAAMN, encoded by the coding sequence ATGCGCATAGCGGATCGGGTCGCCGTCGTCACCGGCGGCGGCGGGGCTGTGGGAAGCGGCATCTCCCGCTGCCTGGCGCGGGAGGGCGCCCACATCGTGGTCGCCGACATTGCCCTGGAGGCTGCGGAGACGCGGGCCGAAGAGATCCGAAAGTTGGGGCGGCGGTCCTTCGCGGTTCAGGCCGACATCACCTTGGAAAAGGACTGCCAGGAACTGGTGGAGTCATCCCTGAAGGAGTTCGGGTGCATTGACATCCTGGTCAACAACGCCGGCCACTTCGGCGAGCGCCTGGGGTTGCCCTTCACCAATCAGACCGAGGAGGAGTGGGACGACAACTACACCATCAACGTCAAGGGACCCTTTTTCCTCTGCAAGGCGGTGGCTCCCCACATGATGGAGCGCCGTTCCGGCAAGATCATCAACATTTCCTCGATCGCCGCCAAGCGCGATCCCCAGATCGTGCCGGCCTATGCAGCCGGCAAGAACGCCCTGCTCACCCTGACCCGCATCGTGGCCAAGGACCTGGCACCCTATAACGTCAACGTCAACGCCATCTGCCCGGGAATGGTCTGGGGACACTTCTGGAAGCGCCTGGCGCCCCTGGTAGCCGCGGGAGAGCCCTCCTTTGCCGGGATGGAGCCCCGCGAGCTGTTTGAAGCCTGGTTCCACAAGAGTACGCCCCTGCAGCGCGAGCAGACACCCGAGGACATCGGCAACCTGGCCGCTTTCCTGGCCTCGGAGGAAGCCCGCAATATCACCGGCCAAACCATACACGTGGACGGTGGGGCAGCCATGAACTGA
- a CDS encoding sugar phosphate nucleotidyltransferase, with the protein MKAMILAAGRGTRLGRLGRQRPKALVEIQGIPLLAGVISRLAQQGFREIIVNTHHLADQVSEFLTDYRRRHRPDGLTLAVSLEEQLLDTGGGVQRAGWFFDDGKPFLVHNVDVLSDLHLGRLLQAHLDSGALATLAVHQRKSSRRLLFDSGESLCGWQSLATGQERMARSPDGPLTPLSFMGIQIISPALLDRLTLPPPFSLVDAYLEVAGQGQPIRGHRDDEAKWADLGSPERFKQAEKLFETDFFAALRKES; encoded by the coding sequence ATGAAAGCCATGATCCTGGCAGCCGGACGGGGAACGCGCCTGGGCCGGTTGGGCCGGCAAAGGCCCAAGGCGCTGGTGGAAATTCAGGGGATCCCCCTGTTGGCCGGGGTCATCTCTCGATTGGCTCAACAGGGCTTCAGGGAAATCATCGTCAACACCCACCATCTGGCGGACCAGGTTTCTGAATTTCTGACCGATTACCGCCGGCGTCACCGCCCGGACGGGCTCACCCTGGCAGTCTCCCTGGAAGAACAACTGCTGGACACCGGCGGGGGCGTTCAACGAGCCGGCTGGTTCTTCGATGACGGGAAACCCTTCCTGGTCCACAACGTGGACGTGCTCAGCGATTTGCACCTGGGAAGGCTGCTGCAGGCCCACCTCGATTCCGGTGCTCTGGCGACCCTGGCGGTCCATCAACGAAAAAGCTCCCGGCGTCTGCTCTTCGACTCTGGCGAGAGCCTGTGCGGCTGGCAGTCCCTCGCCACCGGGCAAGAGCGCATGGCCCGATCGCCGGATGGCCCCCTCACGCCCCTGTCCTTCATGGGTATCCAGATCATCTCCCCCGCACTGCTGGACCGGCTCACCCTTCCCCCACCCTTCTCGCTGGTGGACGCCTACCTGGAAGTGGCGGGACAGGGTCAACCGATCCGGGGCCACCGCGACGATGAGGCCAAGTGGGCGGACCTGGGCAGCCCGGAACGGTTCAAACAGGCCGAGAAGCTGTTCGAAACAGACTTCTTCGCCGCACTGAGGAAGGAATCCTGA
- a CDS encoding phosphotransferase, translating into MAPDVKTRLQELYRQWCGEPAEGIVPVSADGSVRRYFRINGRERTVIGAFNPDRKENRAFLNLSGHFRRQGLPVPEIYASDLDRHIYLQQDLGNVTLFSLVSTQGREEGFTDRLIGLYRESLETLARFQIVGGRDLDYSECYPRPCFDRQSMHWDLNYFKYHFLKLVDIPFEEQALEDDFDTLIDFLMEADTNHFLYRDFQSRNLMWFQERLYCIDYQGGRKGALQYDVASLLLDAKADLPWSLRNRLLDHYLGVAGNLTPLQPETFLRFFRPYALLRLMQAFGAYGYRGLHQGKSHFEASIPYGLRTLEGLLAQGALPVRLPELSVVWQRMIRSDSLNRKGQQQEPGLAVHVKSFSYRQGLPRDRTGHGGGFVFDCRILPNPGRIAAYAPLTGRDREVGRFLEEDREVQRFLSQARTLVDQAVNHHLGRNFTDLTVAFGCTGGRHRSVFCAERLAAHLRSRNDLRIDLQHRELESMP; encoded by the coding sequence ATGGCCCCCGACGTCAAAACCCGCCTGCAGGAACTCTACCGGCAGTGGTGCGGTGAACCCGCCGAGGGGATAGTCCCGGTTTCGGCTGATGGATCGGTCCGCCGGTACTTCCGCATCAACGGGAGGGAGCGGACGGTCATCGGCGCCTTCAACCCGGACCGCAAGGAGAACCGGGCTTTCCTGAACCTCTCCGGCCACTTTCGCCGCCAGGGGCTGCCGGTACCCGAAATCTACGCCTCCGACCTGGACCGCCATATCTACCTGCAGCAGGACCTGGGTAACGTGACTCTCTTCTCACTGGTCTCGACCCAGGGCCGAGAGGAGGGATTCACCGATCGCCTGATCGGACTCTACCGGGAGTCCCTGGAGACGCTGGCTCGATTCCAGATCGTCGGCGGCCGGGATCTGGACTACTCGGAGTGCTATCCCAGGCCCTGCTTCGATCGGCAATCGATGCACTGGGACCTGAACTATTTCAAGTATCACTTCCTGAAGCTGGTTGACATTCCCTTCGAGGAACAGGCCCTGGAGGATGACTTCGATACCTTGATCGATTTCCTGATGGAAGCCGACACCAACCACTTCCTCTACCGCGACTTCCAGTCACGCAACCTCATGTGGTTTCAGGAACGACTCTACTGCATCGACTACCAGGGAGGCCGAAAGGGGGCGCTGCAGTATGACGTAGCCTCACTGCTGCTGGACGCCAAGGCGGACCTGCCCTGGTCCCTGAGGAATCGGTTGCTGGACCACTACCTCGGAGTGGCCGGCAATCTGACCCCCCTCCAACCGGAAACTTTCCTGCGCTTCTTCCGGCCCTACGCCCTGTTGCGCCTGATGCAGGCCTTCGGCGCCTACGGCTACCGGGGGCTCCATCAGGGCAAGAGCCACTTTGAGGCCAGCATTCCCTATGGCTTGCGCACCCTGGAAGGACTCCTGGCCCAAGGCGCCCTGCCCGTCCGGCTCCCGGAGCTGTCGGTGGTGTGGCAGCGCATGATCCGTTCCGATTCCCTGAACCGGAAAGGGCAGCAGCAGGAACCGGGACTCGCCGTCCACGTCAAGAGCTTTTCCTACAGGCAGGGCCTTCCCCGGGACCGGACCGGACACGGAGGAGGATTCGTGTTCGACTGCCGCATTCTGCCCAACCCCGGCCGCATTGCAGCCTACGCCCCCCTCACCGGCAGGGATCGGGAGGTCGGCCGCTTCCTGGAAGAGGACCGGGAGGTACAGCGCTTTCTGAGTCAGGCCAGGACTCTGGTGGACCAGGCAGTGAATCACCACCTGGGGCGAAACTTTACCGACCTGACGGTCGCCTTCGGCTGCACCGGCGGGCGCCACCGGTCCGTGTTCTGCGCCGAGCGCCTGGCCGCCCACCTCCGATCCCGGAACGATCTTCGAATCGATCTTCAACACCGGGAGCTGGAATCCATGCCATGA
- a CDS encoding DUF1553 domain-containing protein, producing the protein MKGTARYAKRRQRTRVAAASASGLKKGWVILGLMGMRVLSLSAQDVRPPSFETDVLPIFQQNCLHCHSDQARQGGLSLETLERVLAGGDSGAVVVAHQPLESRLLVLINSGGMPMGAPPLGAGAIEVVRSWIEAGMPGGSAEAPVSEAAPAVREREVMAAILGAKCLPCHGRRRQEAGLDLRTRESLLKGGQSGPAIVPGRPEDSLLVRRIRAQEMPPPHLQEQFSVRGLTSVEFEKVQAWIAAGALPDPEEPPEADPRRDTTAGLKARQFWSFQPPRRSVEPDVTGRDRVRNPVDAFLLARLEAGGLGFSQPADRLALMRRAYLDLTGLPPSPEEIRSFLADSDPRAYELLVDRLLESAHYGERWARYWLDAVGYADSEGGVSSDEVRPHAFRYRDYVIRSLNADKPYDRFLIEQIAGDELFDYRAVETYSPDQLDLLVATGFLRMGPDSTYSTEQNNLPERLDVVATQIEILSSSTMGLTLACARCHDHKYDPLSQRDYYQLSAVLRTAYDPYDWLSPSMGCIGVGANCNDTNTRLLPLPSDSELREVEEYNAPFKRKIAELERQLEEKTRPLRKQLLEEKMAALPESLRQDLKEASQAKPEERTPVQKYLLGKFAETLQVTRAEVLQKFKDFAETSKEIEEQIKDEKKKLKGKPKIRALFDMGGRPTPTRILGRGEYTNPGDQVLPGVPAVLNGELMPYRVEKPEWSTETTGRRLALAKWLTQPNHPLTARVMVNRIWQHHFGVGLVSTPGNFGSTGARPSHPELLDWLARELVDGGWSLKALHRLIMTSTAYRQTSSAAPLSLKRDPDNRLVSRFPLRRLDADALRDSILKVSGRLDPTRYGPADELEIKPDGEVIARESPDGYRRSIYVRQRRSQPLSLLESFDAPLLVPNCLKRPHSTVSSQALHLENSQLVRLSARHMAGRVIDAVGEDTSRQIERVYLLALTRPPTAEESAKAGEVLRQLTREWKRHLEVEVPAEPVASKAEWLALASLCHAFLNSAEFLYVN; encoded by the coding sequence GTGAAAGGAACAGCCCGCTACGCGAAACGGCGTCAGAGAACCCGCGTCGCCGCGGCGTCCGCTTCCGGATTGAAAAAGGGTTGGGTCATCCTCGGGTTGATGGGCATGCGGGTTTTGTCCCTGTCGGCCCAAGACGTGCGTCCTCCCAGCTTTGAAACCGACGTCCTGCCCATCTTTCAGCAGAACTGCCTTCATTGTCACAGTGACCAGGCTCGTCAAGGGGGATTGTCCCTTGAGACCCTGGAAAGGGTTCTGGCCGGCGGAGACTCGGGTGCGGTGGTGGTGGCCCACCAGCCTCTGGAGAGCCGGCTGCTGGTGCTGATCAACTCCGGCGGCATGCCCATGGGAGCGCCACCGCTGGGGGCGGGAGCCATCGAGGTGGTTCGGAGCTGGATTGAAGCCGGAATGCCCGGGGGAAGCGCGGAGGCGCCCGTTTCTGAAGCCGCGCCCGCCGTGCGTGAGCGGGAAGTGATGGCGGCCATTCTGGGAGCCAAGTGCCTGCCTTGCCACGGGCGGCGGCGCCAGGAGGCCGGTCTGGACCTGAGGACTCGGGAAAGCCTGTTGAAAGGAGGGCAGTCCGGCCCCGCCATCGTTCCAGGCAGACCGGAGGATAGTCTGCTGGTTCGGCGCATCCGCGCGCAGGAAATGCCACCACCCCACTTGCAGGAACAGTTCTCGGTGCGCGGCCTGACCTCGGTCGAGTTTGAGAAGGTGCAGGCCTGGATTGCCGCGGGCGCCCTGCCCGATCCCGAAGAGCCTCCCGAAGCCGACCCGCGTCGGGATACAACGGCAGGCTTAAAGGCTCGGCAATTCTGGTCCTTTCAACCGCCCCGCCGGTCGGTCGAACCCGATGTGACGGGGAGGGATCGCGTCCGAAACCCGGTGGACGCCTTTCTGCTGGCTCGGTTGGAAGCGGGGGGGCTGGGGTTTTCCCAGCCGGCTGACCGCCTGGCGTTGATGCGGCGGGCATACCTTGATCTGACGGGCCTCCCTCCTTCCCCCGAGGAGATCCGATCCTTTCTGGCCGACTCCGACCCGCGGGCGTACGAACTCCTGGTGGACCGTCTGCTGGAATCCGCCCACTACGGTGAGCGCTGGGCCCGCTACTGGCTGGACGCCGTGGGCTATGCCGATTCCGAAGGAGGGGTTTCCTCCGACGAAGTCCGCCCCCACGCCTTCCGTTACCGCGATTACGTCATACGGTCGCTGAATGCGGACAAGCCCTACGACCGGTTCCTGATCGAGCAGATCGCCGGGGATGAGCTCTTCGACTACAGGGCCGTCGAGACCTACAGTCCCGATCAGTTGGACCTGCTGGTGGCCACCGGCTTTCTGCGAATGGGGCCGGACTCGACCTACAGCACCGAGCAGAACAACCTGCCGGAACGCCTGGACGTGGTGGCCACCCAGATTGAGATCCTGAGCTCCTCCACCATGGGGCTGACGCTGGCTTGCGCCCGCTGCCACGACCACAAGTACGATCCGCTGTCCCAACGGGACTACTATCAACTGAGCGCCGTCTTGAGGACGGCCTACGATCCCTACGACTGGCTGTCGCCCAGCATGGGCTGCATCGGGGTGGGAGCCAACTGCAACGACACCAACACCCGCTTGTTGCCGCTGCCTTCCGACAGCGAGCTGCGGGAAGTGGAGGAGTACAACGCTCCCTTCAAGCGCAAGATCGCGGAACTGGAACGGCAACTGGAGGAGAAAACCCGTCCCCTCCGCAAGCAGCTGCTCGAGGAAAAGATGGCGGCCCTGCCCGAGTCCCTGCGGCAGGATTTGAAGGAGGCCTCGCAGGCCAAGCCCGAGGAACGCACCCCGGTTCAGAAATATCTCCTGGGCAAGTTTGCGGAGACCCTTCAGGTTACCCGGGCCGAAGTCCTTCAGAAGTTCAAGGACTTTGCCGAGACCTCCAAGGAGATCGAGGAGCAGATCAAGGATGAGAAAAAGAAGCTGAAGGGCAAGCCCAAGATCAGGGCGCTATTCGACATGGGAGGTCGTCCCACGCCCACTCGGATTCTGGGACGGGGCGAATACACCAATCCCGGGGATCAGGTGCTGCCGGGAGTGCCGGCGGTGCTCAACGGTGAGCTGATGCCCTACCGGGTGGAAAAGCCCGAATGGAGCACCGAAACCACCGGGAGGCGTCTGGCCCTGGCCAAATGGTTGACTCAGCCCAACCATCCCCTGACGGCCCGCGTCATGGTGAACCGCATCTGGCAGCACCACTTCGGCGTGGGGCTGGTGAGCACGCCCGGCAACTTCGGAAGCACCGGTGCGCGGCCATCTCATCCCGAGCTGCTGGATTGGCTGGCGCGCGAATTGGTGGATGGGGGTTGGAGCCTCAAGGCCCTGCACCGCCTGATCATGACGTCCACGGCCTACCGGCAGACTTCCAGCGCCGCACCTCTCTCTCTGAAGCGCGACCCCGACAATCGCCTTGTGTCCCGTTTTCCCTTGAGGCGATTGGATGCGGACGCCCTCAGGGACTCCATTCTCAAGGTCTCGGGACGGCTGGACCCGACCCGCTACGGTCCCGCCGACGAGCTGGAGATCAAGCCCGACGGAGAGGTGATCGCCAGGGAGAGTCCCGACGGATACCGCAGAAGCATCTACGTGAGGCAGAGGCGTTCCCAGCCTCTCAGCCTGCTGGAATCCTTCGATGCCCCGCTGCTGGTGCCCAACTGCCTCAAACGGCCGCATTCCACGGTTTCATCCCAGGCGCTGCACCTGGAGAACAGCCAGCTGGTGCGCCTCAGCGCACGGCACATGGCCGGTCGGGTGATTGATGCCGTGGGTGAGGATACTTCCAGGCAGATCGAGCGGGTCTATCTGCTGGCGCTGACTCGACCGCCCACTGCCGAGGAGTCCGCCAAGGCCGGGGAGGTTCTCCGCCAGTTGACTCGAGAATGGAAGCGGCATCTGGAAGTGGAGGTCCCGGCGGAACCGGTAGCCAGCAAGGCCGAGTGGCTGGCGCTGGCATCCTTGTGTCACGCCTTTCTCAACTCCGCCGAATTTCTCTATGTGAATTGA
- a CDS encoding DUF1501 domain-containing protein — protein sequence MNFRQRQAVPRSRPAPIDRRTFFSQVGDGLQGAALATLLGKDLLGADSLLDAGSRQVYDLKRQQPHFEPKATSVIQLFMNGGPSQVDLLDPKPALEKFAGQPPSRDLASEIRAVREAGGLMPSPFKFSKRGESGIEVSEVMPHLAKQVDDITVIRSMFTPHIAHESSLFVMHSGRMFPGRPSLGAWVVYGLGTENQNLPAYVVLDDPKGLPINDIQNWQAGFLPAVYQGTRVRSEGSPLLNLHPREEWPSPVVKLSRSLLRHLDRNHLSRHPDEAELEARIAGYELAARMQLAASDALDVSGESEATREMYGLNDELTASYGKRCLMARRLVERGVRLVQIYIEGQIWDNHNALVKNLGYACGKTDKPAAALLKDLKLRGLLDRTLVVWGGEFGRLPIAQQPASGEVGRDHGPSGFSVWLAGGGIKEGTVYGATDDIGYKAAVNPVSVHDLHATILHLLGMNHRELIFEREGRSERLTDEFPARIVQDIIA from the coding sequence ATGAACTTCAGGCAAAGGCAAGCTGTCCCCCGGAGTCGCCCCGCGCCCATTGACCGGCGGACCTTCTTTTCCCAGGTTGGCGACGGCCTTCAGGGAGCCGCCCTGGCCACCTTGCTGGGGAAGGATCTGCTGGGAGCGGATTCCCTTCTGGACGCGGGTTCGCGGCAGGTCTACGATCTGAAAAGGCAGCAGCCCCATTTCGAGCCCAAGGCCACCTCGGTCATTCAGTTGTTCATGAACGGCGGGCCCAGCCAGGTGGATCTGCTGGACCCCAAGCCCGCCCTGGAGAAATTCGCCGGTCAGCCTCCCAGCCGTGACCTTGCCAGTGAAATTCGAGCCGTGCGGGAAGCCGGTGGTCTGATGCCGTCCCCGTTCAAGTTTTCCAAGCGGGGTGAGTCGGGCATCGAGGTGTCGGAGGTGATGCCTCACCTGGCGAAGCAGGTGGACGATATCACCGTGATTCGCTCCATGTTCACGCCCCACATCGCCCACGAGTCCTCGCTGTTTGTCATGCACTCGGGGCGCATGTTTCCCGGACGGCCTTCGCTGGGCGCCTGGGTGGTCTACGGCCTGGGCACCGAGAACCAGAACCTGCCGGCCTACGTGGTGCTGGACGACCCCAAGGGGCTGCCCATCAACGACATCCAGAACTGGCAGGCAGGGTTTCTGCCGGCGGTCTACCAGGGGACCCGTGTGCGGTCCGAGGGTTCGCCGCTACTCAACCTGCATCCGAGGGAGGAATGGCCCAGTCCGGTGGTGAAGCTGTCCCGTTCGCTGCTCAGACACCTGGACCGAAACCACTTGAGCCGGCACCCGGACGAAGCCGAGCTGGAAGCCCGCATTGCCGGTTACGAGTTGGCGGCCCGCATGCAATTGGCCGCTTCGGATGCTCTGGATGTGTCTGGGGAATCCGAGGCCACCAGGGAGATGTACGGCCTCAACGACGAGCTGACCGCTTCCTACGGCAAACGCTGCCTGATGGCTCGAAGATTGGTGGAGCGGGGGGTCCGTCTGGTTCAAATCTACATTGAAGGCCAGATCTGGGACAACCACAACGCCCTGGTCAAGAACCTGGGTTATGCCTGCGGCAAGACCGACAAACCGGCCGCGGCCCTGTTAAAGGATCTGAAGCTGCGGGGATTGCTGGACCGCACGCTGGTGGTTTGGGGAGGAGAATTCGGCCGGCTTCCCATCGCCCAGCAGCCTGCCAGCGGCGAGGTGGGCCGTGATCACGGCCCCTCGGGATTCAGCGTCTGGCTGGCCGGTGGCGGAATCAAGGAGGGTACCGTCTACGGCGCCACCGACGACATCGGCTATAAGGCCGCAGTAAACCCCGTCAGCGTGCACGACCTGCACGCCACCATCCTTCACCTGCTGGGCATGAACCACCGGGAGTTGATCTTCGAGCGCGAGGGCCGCAGCGAAAGACTGACGGACGAATTTCCCGCCCGCATCGTCCAGGATATTATTGCCTAG
- a CDS encoding cold-shock protein, with product MSERIQGTVKWFNSSKGYGFISHDGGEDVFVHYSAVQADGYRSLDEGQRVEFTIERGPKGLKASNVTAVQ from the coding sequence ATGTCAGAAAGAATTCAGGGAACAGTCAAGTGGTTCAACTCAAGCAAAGGCTACGGTTTCATTTCCCATGACGGCGGCGAGGATGTCTTTGTACATTACTCGGCCGTGCAGGCGGACGGTTACCGGTCGCTAGACGAGGGACAGCGGGTGGAATTCACCATCGAACGCGGTCCCAAGGGGCTGAAGGCCAGTAACGTTACAGCCGTGCAGTAA